A single genomic interval of Alistipes sp. ZOR0009 harbors:
- the priA gene encoding primosomal protein N', translating to MESNLFVDVVLPLALPRLLTYSVPNELAAEVQVGIRVGVQLGKKKIYSAIVQRIHSEKPKEYDTKDILLILDKAPIILPQQFEIWNWISGYYMCTLGEVMKAALPSGLKLESETKITVSSSEELDVEALGETEKTVLAFISSRKSTTLADLAELLPSSRILPTIRTMLDDKLVLLDEVLTGGFKPKKEYFVRLHPSIISEDDVNTAFTKLDRAAVQQKAFLAYISMASPIDFAKPKEIERKLIIEKAEVSAQVIKGLKDKNILDVYEREVARLGFDDDPSKAINPLSETQQAAMDSIGTEFETKDVVLLHGVTGSGKTEVYIHLINKMLDEGKQVLYLLPEIALTAQIINRLKNVFGSKIGIYHSKFSDEHRVETYLNLLDEDNPNQYQIILGVRSSIFLPFKNLGLIIVDEEHENTYKQYDPAPRYNARDVAVIMAHIAKAKVLMGTATPAIETYFNAKTGKYGLVELANRFNDVALPSIEIVDIRRARKQKQLHSHFTATLLDTIGAALEKKEQVILFQNRRGFAPFLECEECGWVPECEHCNVSLTYHKRSNQLVCHYCGYSVAVYNTCQACGSPSMVTKGFGTEKIEEELQIFFPNASIERLDLDTARNRNSYERIISDFEERRIDILVGTQMVTKGLDFDNVSLVGVLDADTMLRFPDFRAYERSYQLISQVSGRAGRKEKQGHVIVQTSQPDSDVLALVKRNDYNALYQWQLVERHEYLYPPFYRITKITIKHVDRRLLHEISEVLGYRLRAIFGERILGPEEPAINRIQNRYLLNFVLKMERNKPTAKVKELLWNAIYEVQGQPQYKGMTVSVDVDPM from the coding sequence ATGGAAAGTAACCTTTTTGTTGATGTTGTTTTACCGCTAGCCCTTCCCAGGCTGCTGACCTACTCGGTTCCTAACGAGCTGGCTGCCGAAGTGCAAGTTGGCATACGTGTTGGCGTACAGCTCGGCAAAAAGAAAATTTACTCGGCCATCGTACAGCGCATACACAGCGAAAAACCAAAAGAATACGACACCAAAGATATTCTTCTGATACTCGACAAGGCACCCATCATTCTGCCACAGCAGTTCGAGATTTGGAATTGGATATCTGGCTACTACATGTGCACACTAGGCGAAGTGATGAAGGCAGCGCTTCCCTCCGGACTCAAGCTCGAGAGCGAAACCAAGATCACCGTCTCCTCCTCCGAGGAACTCGATGTTGAGGCGCTAGGCGAAACGGAAAAGACCGTACTCGCATTCATATCATCGCGCAAAAGCACCACCCTAGCAGATCTTGCCGAGCTGCTCCCAAGCTCGCGCATCCTCCCCACCATTCGCACCATGCTCGACGATAAGCTCGTGCTGCTCGACGAGGTGCTTACTGGTGGATTCAAACCCAAAAAAGAGTATTTCGTTAGGCTGCATCCATCCATCATTTCGGAGGATGACGTGAATACCGCCTTCACCAAGCTCGACCGCGCTGCGGTACAGCAGAAGGCTTTTCTAGCCTACATCTCGATGGCCAGCCCCATCGACTTTGCCAAGCCAAAGGAGATAGAGCGCAAGCTGATTATCGAGAAGGCGGAGGTGAGCGCACAGGTTATAAAGGGGCTAAAGGATAAGAATATTTTGGATGTGTACGAGCGCGAAGTTGCCCGGCTGGGCTTCGACGATGACCCATCAAAGGCCATCAACCCGCTTTCGGAAACGCAGCAGGCGGCCATGGATTCCATCGGTACCGAATTTGAGACAAAAGACGTGGTGCTGCTACACGGCGTTACCGGCTCGGGAAAAACGGAGGTGTACATCCATCTGATAAATAAAATGCTCGACGAAGGCAAACAGGTGCTATACCTGCTGCCCGAAATTGCCCTAACGGCGCAAATCATCAACCGCCTAAAAAATGTTTTTGGTTCGAAAATCGGCATATACCACTCCAAGTTTAGCGACGAGCATCGCGTGGAGACCTACCTCAACCTGCTCGATGAGGACAACCCGAACCAGTACCAGATAATACTCGGCGTGCGCTCGTCCATATTTTTGCCCTTTAAAAATTTGGGACTGATAATTGTTGATGAGGAGCACGAAAACACCTACAAGCAGTACGACCCGGCCCCACGCTACAACGCCCGCGATGTGGCCGTGATTATGGCCCATATCGCCAAGGCAAAAGTGCTTATGGGAACTGCAACTCCCGCCATCGAAACCTACTTTAACGCCAAAACAGGCAAGTATGGGCTGGTAGAGCTGGCCAACCGCTTTAACGACGTGGCGCTACCATCCATCGAGATTGTAGACATACGCCGCGCCCGTAAGCAGAAGCAGCTGCACTCGCATTTTACCGCTACGCTGCTCGACACCATTGGCGCAGCCCTCGAAAAAAAGGAGCAGGTTATCCTCTTCCAAAACCGCCGAGGCTTTGCGCCCTTCCTCGAATGCGAGGAATGCGGCTGGGTACCCGAGTGCGAGCACTGTAACGTGAGCCTTACCTACCACAAACGCAGCAACCAGCTGGTATGCCACTACTGCGGCTACTCGGTGGCGGTGTACAACACCTGCCAGGCCTGCGGATCGCCATCGATGGTTACCAAAGGCTTTGGTACAGAAAAGATAGAGGAGGAGCTACAGATATTCTTCCCCAACGCCTCCATCGAGCGCCTCGACCTCGATACGGCTCGCAACCGCAACTCGTACGAGCGCATCATCAGCGACTTTGAGGAGCGGCGAATAGATATTTTGGTGGGCACACAGATGGTAACCAAGGGGCTCGATTTCGACAACGTGTCGCTAGTGGGCGTGCTCGATGCCGACACGATGCTGCGCTTCCCCGATTTCAGAGCCTACGAGCGCAGCTACCAGCTCATATCGCAGGTTAGCGGCCGGGCGGGACGAAAGGAGAAGCAGGGCCACGTAATTGTGCAAACCTCGCAGCCCGATAGCGACGTGCTGGCCCTAGTGAAGCGCAACGACTACAACGCCCTTTACCAATGGCAGCTGGTGGAGCGCCACGAGTACCTCTACCCTCCCTTTTACCGCATCACCAAAATCACCATAAAGCATGTAGACCGCAGGCTACTCCACGAAATTTCCGAGGTGCTAGGCTACCGCCTGCGCGCAATATTCGGCGAGCGCATCCTCGGTCCCGAGGAGCCCGCCATCAACCGTATACAGAACCGCTACCTGCTCAACTTTGTGCTAAAGATGGAGCGCAACAAGCCCACCGCCAAGGTAAAGGAGCTGCTCTGGAACGCCATCTACGAGGTGCAGGGCCAGCCCCAGTACAAGGGCATGACTGTTAGCGTGGATGTTGATCCGATGTAA
- a CDS encoding AAA family ATPase, which yields MKNHQLVVDIEGFRAIKKAEIILDGITVVAGENGCGKSTLSKLLYYLFKTANEYEFNLVGVVKNELESITFILDYILKNTAEKFPFQIEHNSTLEDYYSNISKRIQALKRDFADRKNRGLSDTILLQRIAHTLNNNFKVEIDPFDAKLSIEYLLLQVEELVVQKFEDFYAIRDKRPTLLFERIFENSFGVGSTLKYLELKEFGIQIFSTEKEDIEYISTVRQAVYVDTPMMVGLERSKKNEHWNDLNEMLSEVRGQSANGSLALIQHQILSGEVVVENSITERFLYKRNDGKEFDLLNCATGVKSFAILQLLYKNGHLSDKTLLIIDEPEVHLHPQWIVEYARLMVLLNKELGVKFFIASHNPDMVSAIKYISEKEQTDGNLNYYLAEKEENEFTYTYRHLGTEIDDIFGSFNIAFDRINLYGTLE from the coding sequence ATGAAAAATCATCAGCTTGTTGTAGATATTGAAGGCTTTAGGGCTATTAAAAAAGCCGAAATAATACTTGACGGCATCACCGTGGTAGCTGGCGAAAATGGCTGCGGAAAAAGTACCCTCTCGAAGCTGCTTTACTACCTGTTTAAAACGGCGAATGAGTATGAGTTTAACCTAGTAGGAGTAGTAAAAAATGAGCTGGAAAGCATTACATTCATACTAGACTATATCCTGAAAAATACAGCAGAAAAGTTTCCTTTTCAAATTGAGCATAATTCTACACTTGAAGATTATTATTCGAATATTTCCAAAAGAATTCAAGCTTTAAAACGTGATTTCGCTGACAGAAAGAATCGCGGCTTATCCGATACTATATTGCTGCAAAGAATTGCTCATACTCTCAATAATAATTTTAAAGTAGAAATCGACCCTTTTGATGCTAAACTTAGTATTGAGTACTTGCTTTTGCAAGTTGAGGAATTGGTAGTTCAAAAGTTCGAAGACTTCTATGCTATCCGAGACAAAAGGCCCACTCTACTTTTTGAGAGAATATTCGAAAATTCGTTTGGAGTAGGCAGTACTTTAAAATATCTAGAGTTAAAAGAGTTCGGTATTCAGATTTTTTCAACTGAGAAAGAGGATATAGAATACATTAGCACGGTAAGACAAGCCGTGTATGTAGATACTCCAATGATGGTCGGCCTTGAAAGGTCAAAAAAGAATGAGCATTGGAACGATCTTAACGAAATGCTTAGCGAAGTGCGTGGCCAATCGGCCAATGGAAGTTTGGCTTTAATTCAACACCAAATCCTAAGCGGAGAGGTTGTTGTTGAGAATAGTATTACCGAACGTTTTCTTTACAAGCGCAACGACGGGAAAGAGTTCGACTTGCTGAACTGCGCCACAGGCGTAAAATCGTTTGCCATACTGCAGCTGCTCTACAAGAATGGACACCTCAGCGACAAAACGCTGCTAATTATTGACGAACCAGAGGTACACCTGCACCCGCAATGGATTGTAGAGTATGCTCGCCTGATGGTGCTGCTCAACAAGGAACTTGGAGTAAAATTTTTTATTGCCAGCCACAACCCCGATATGGTGAGTGCCATAAAATACATCTCCGAAAAGGAGCAAACCGATGGCAACCTCAACTACTATCTAGCAGAAAAGGAAGAGAACGAATTCACCTACACCTACCGCCATTTGGGAACCGAGATAGATGATATATTCGGCTCGTTTAATATTGCCTTTGATAGAATAAACCTATACGGAACATTAGAGTAA